In Nicotiana tabacum cultivar K326 chromosome 17, ASM71507v2, whole genome shotgun sequence, one DNA window encodes the following:
- the LOC107797149 gene encoding ethylene-responsive transcription factor ERF011-like, with the protein MEVGGGGQSGGVASSGGCCGAKRKNERPYKGIRMRKWGKWVAEIREPNKRSRIWLGSYSTPVAAARAYDTAVYYLRGPSARLNFPELLGGDGGLNDLSAASIRKKAIEVGAQVDAVQNSLATHHDHDHDHEEKVQRETASPSELKPCWFQEKPDLNKKPEPEDPELDYW; encoded by the coding sequence ATGGAGGTGGGTGGTGGGGGTCAAAGTGGAGGAGTTGCAAGTTCAGGGGGGTGTTGTGGCGCTAAGAGAAAAAACGAAAGGCCTTACAAAGGAATAAGGATGAGGAAGTGGGGAAAGTGGGTTGCAGAAATTAGAGAACCCAATAAGCGTTCGAGAATTTGGTTGGGCTCGTATTCAACGCCGGTGGCGGCGGCACGGGCTTATGATACGGCGGTGTATTATTTACGCGGGCCTTCGGCCCGGTTGAATTTTCCTGAGTTGTTGGGTGGTGATGGTGGGCTTAATGATTTATCTGCTGCTTCAATTCGTAAAAAGGCCATAGAAGTTGGTGCCCAAGTTGACGCGGTACAGAATTCACTTGCAACTCATcacgaccacgaccacgaccacgaAGAAAAAGTGCAGCGTGAGACTGCAAGCCCGTCTGAATTGAAGCCATGTTGGTTTCAGGAGAAGCCCGATTTAAACAAGAAGCCCGAGCCCGAAGACCCAGAACTGGATTACTGGTAA